GGTGCCGTACACGACCCCGTTCTGGGGACTGTTCGACAATCAGCTCGACCTCGACGTCTATCGGGCGGGCGCGCAGACCGTGCTCGACGGTGGACGGCTCTACGAGGCCAAACTGCTGGGTCAGATGGACTACACGTACGCGCCCATCTCCATCCTGCTGTTCGCCCCGTTCACCTGGGTGTCCTTCGAGACCGCACGGATCATCTGGACCGCGGGGATCTTCGTCGCGCTGTACCTGGTGATCATGCTGAGCTTCAAGAGCCTCGGCCGAGCCGCGTCGTGGCCGCTGCGGGTGATCGCGCTGTCCCTGGTGGCGGTCACGCTGCTGCTGGAGCCCGTGCGCACCACCATCTGGTACGGCCAGATCAACGTGTTCCTGCTGCTGATCATCGTCGCCGACCTGGCCCGACCCGGTCATCGGGGAGTGCGTGGGGTCGGGACCGGCATCGCGGCAGGCATCAAATTGACGCCGCTGATCTTTGTCCTCTACCTCGCGTTGCTACGGCAGTGGCGCACCCTGATGGGTGTGCTGGCCGGCTTCACCGTGACCCTCGTGGTCGGGTTCGCGGTGCTGCCGCGGGAGTCCTGGTCGTACTGGACCGGCAAGTTGTTCGACTCCGATCGGGTGGGTGCACCGCAGACCCCGGGTAATCAGTCGCTGCGCGGTCTGCTCGCCAATCTGCTGCACTCCGACGCCCCCAACGGGATGCTCTGGATGGTCCTCGCGCTGGCCGCGCTGGCGGCGGGGATGTACGCGGCGATGCTCGCGCATCGGCACGGGCAGGAGCTGCTCGCGATCACCATCGTCGGGATGACGTCGTGCGCGGTGTCGCCGATGTCGTGGGGGCATCACTGGGTGTGGTTCGTGCCACTGCTGGTGATCGGGGTGCACATGCTGATGGCACCCGGTCGCCGGGCGATCGACCGCGTGGTCGTCGCGGCGGGTCTGATCGCGTTGCTCCTCATCGCTTTCCCGTGGCGGTCCTACCTCGCGTACCCGATCTGGTTTGTCACCAAGACCGTCCCCGACGCCTACCTCACCGGTTTGTTCTTCAAGAACGGCATCGTCTGGCTCCGCGTGTTCACCTACTACCCGTACAACGTGGTCTTCCTGACCACGATCGTCGCGACGATCGTGGTCTTCCGACGACCGGCCGGCCCGCCGTCGACGGTCGATCCCGAACTCCTCGACTCTCGCCCGGCGTCCTGACCCGGCGACCGCCGGGTCACGCTCTCGCATCGACTCGTATGCGTCGCTAACGGCAGGTGAGTGACCCACGACACACCGGACAGAGGGCGGGCACGGCCCGTGCGCGTGCACCACAGTGAGGAGACGGACATGCGACGTCGAACGATGGTGACCGCGGTGGCGATCGCGACGCTCGCCACGACGATCGGCGCGGCCGGGCCGGCCGACGCCGCGTTCCGCACACAGAACATCGGCATGAACTGCTGGAGCCTCAACCCGAACATCGCCGACGTCCCGTTCTACGCCGGCGTGTCGGTGCGGACCGACACCACCAGACCCGGCCTGTTCAGCATCTGGGCCGACAGCAAGAGCCTCTTCCCGTACACCACGGACTCGACCGTGACGGTCACCAGCCTCGCCACGAACCGGTCGCAGACGTTCCACCGCCGGTGGCAACACGGACTCGCCGACCTACCCGGGTACCGCATCGACGATCTCCGCGGCAGCGGGCCCATCAGGGTCACCGTGCGGTCGGTGAGTCATGGTCTGATCCCGACTCTGCCGGCTCCGGTCTGCAGCGGCACCGCCACCGTCTGAGGCCTCGTCGGGAACTCGCGCCGGGCCTGTGGGGGAGCGCGCCGCGGTGTCGCAGTCCGCCGGTAGTCTCGACGCGTGGCCCTGTATCGCACCTATCGCCCGGCTACCTTCGCCGACGTCGTTGGTCAGGAGCACGTCACCGATCCGTTGAGCCATGCGCTCGACTCCGGCCGGATCAACCACGCCTACCTGTTCTCGGGTCCGCGTGGCTGCGGCAAGACGTCGTCGGCGCGCATCCTCGCCCGCTCGTTGAACTGTGTGGAGGGACCGACCTCGACGCCGTGCGGGGTGTGCAGCTCCTGTGTCGCGCTGGCGCCGGGCGGGCCGGGCAATCTCGACGTGATCGAACTCGACGCGGCCAGCCATGGCGGCGTCGACGACACCCGTGAGCTCCGCGACCGGGCGTTCTACGCACCATCGGAATCCCGCTACCGCGTCTTCATCGTCGACGAGGCGCACATGGTCACCAACGCGGGCTTCAACGCGCTCCTCAAGATCGTCGAGGAGCCGCCGGAGCACCTCATCTTCGTGTTCGCGACGACCGAGCCGGAAAAGGTCCTCCCCACCATCCGCTCGCGGACGCATCACTACCCGTTCCGGCTGCTCGCGCCGCCGGTGATGCGTGCCCTGCTCGAGAAGATCTGTGCGAGTGAGCAGGTCACCGTCGCGGCGGACGTCTATCCCCTCGTGATCCGGGCGGGCGGCGGATCGCCACGTGACTCACTGAGCATTCTCGATCAACTCCTCGCCGGGGCCGGCGACCGGGGCGTCACCTACGACCGTGCGCTGGCACTGCTCGGCGTCACCGACGTCGCCCTGATCGACGAGGCGATCGACGCTCTCGCCGCCGCCGACGGCTCCGCACTGTTCGGGGCGGTGGAGAAGGTGGTCGACGCGGGACACGACCCGCGACGATTCGCGATCGACCTGCTCGAGCGGTTACGCGATCTGATTCTGCTGCAGGCTGTTCCGGATGCGGCCGATCGAGGACTGGTGGAGGCGCCCGGAGATCAGTTGCAGCGCATGCAGTCACAGATCGAGTCGCTCGGTCCCGCCGCACTGACGCGCTTCGCGGAGACGGTGCACGCGGCCCTCGGCGAGATGCGGGGGACCACCTCGCCCCGACTCCTCCTCGAGGTGATGTGCGCGCGCATGTTGCTCCCGGCGGCATCGACCGAGGACGCCGCGCTGCTGCAGCGGCTGGAACGCCTCGAGTCCGGTGTCGTCGTGGCGGGATCGTCACCGGTGAACTCCTCGGCCGCGCCGGGCGCGGCCCCCGAGCCGGAGTCGCCGCCGAAGTTCGTCCGTCCGTCGCAGCGCAAGGCTCAGGAGTCGGCGCCTGCAGCGCCTGCGACGCCTGCGGCACCTGCGGCGCCGCCCGAGCCATCACGTCCGGAACCCGTCGCCGCGACGACGCCGGAACCGGCCGCGCCCGCGACCCCTGAATCGGCACCGGCTGCCACCGCATCGCCGCGGGCCACCTCAGCTGCGCACGACCCCGAACCCGCTGTGTCCGAAGCGGTGTCGCAGCCCAAGTCCGAGTCCAAGTCCGAGCCCGAACCCGAGCCCGAACCGACCCCGACGCCGTCACCTGCGCCGGTCGAGCGTGCGCCGATGACCCCGACGCGGCCCGAGCCGGTCGGACGGGTGGACGCGTACGGTACCGACGACGACATCCCGCTGCCGGACGAGCCGTCGGACGAGTTCGGCGTGCCGGATCCCGAACCCCGCGCTGCCGCACCGGAGGCGGAGCCGGCGCCGCCGACCGTCGACATCGGCGTCGACGCCGACGAGCTGCGAAAGCGGTTCCAGGAGGTGCGCGCGGCCGTCCGCGAACGCTCGAAGAGCCTGGAGCCGATGCTGTCCGCAGCCGTCATCCACGATCTGCAGGACCGGACGGTGGTGCTGTCGCATCCGGTGGAGGTGCTGGTGGGCCGACTCTCCGCGGCGCACGCGACCGACATCATCCGCGCGGCGCTGACCGAGGTCTTCGGCACGGATCTCGACGTGCGAACGGTGCATCAGCCCCCGGGTGCGGCCGCGCCGGCCGCCACCGGCAGAAGCGCCGCGACCGAACAACCGGCACCGCGCCGCCAGACCTTCTCGCGGCCGAGCCGGGCGGGCGCGCCGGGTGGGGAACGGCAGGATCAGCCCGCCTCGGCGGCGTCCGACCTTCCGCCCGAACCCGAGGAGCCTGAGCCGCCACGCGCCGACGAGGAACTGACCGACGCCGAGCGCGACGAGATGGTCGCCGACGCACACTCCGGACCCCCGGAGCGGCGCCTCGATCCCGATCAGGTGGCGTTGGAGTTGCTCAAGTCGGAGCTGGGCGCGCGACCGCTGGAGTAGATCACCGTCGGTCGGGTGGCGGTTCGGCTCAGGCGTTCCACCACGGACGCAGTGGAAGGTCGTTGCCGCCCCTGTCGTCGAGCTTGGTGGCCAGCACATGGTGCAGCTGGATGATGTCGCGCTCGAAGCCGATCCGGCAGCCGGCCATGTAGAGGCCCCACAGGCGTGCGGTGCCCTCGCCGACCTCCGCGACGGCCTCGTCCCAGTGATCCACCAGGTTGACGTTCCAGTCACGCAACGTCAACGCGTAATGATCGCGGAAGTTCTCCTCGTGCACGACCTCCATGCCGCCGATGTCCTGCAGCTTGGAGATGATCTTGCCGGAACCCGTCAGCTCGCCGTCGGGGAACACATAACGGTCGATGAACGACCCGGCCCGGCTGCGGCTCGAGTTGTCCGGCCGGGTGAT
This sequence is a window from Gordonia insulae. Protein-coding genes within it:
- a CDS encoding glycosyltransferase 87 family protein, with the translated sequence MKTRRAALVAVGFVLVGILAVWLQDVVVPYTTPFWGLFDNQLDLDVYRAGAQTVLDGGRLYEAKLLGQMDYTYAPISILLFAPFTWVSFETARIIWTAGIFVALYLVIMLSFKSLGRAASWPLRVIALSLVAVTLLLEPVRTTIWYGQINVFLLLIIVADLARPGHRGVRGVGTGIAAGIKLTPLIFVLYLALLRQWRTLMGVLAGFTVTLVVGFAVLPRESWSYWTGKLFDSDRVGAPQTPGNQSLRGLLANLLHSDAPNGMLWMVLALAALAAGMYAAMLAHRHGQELLAITIVGMTSCAVSPMSWGHHWVWFVPLLVIGVHMLMAPGRRAIDRVVVAAGLIALLLIAFPWRSYLAYPIWFVTKTVPDAYLTGLFFKNGIVWLRVFTYYPYNVVFLTTIVATIVVFRRPAGPPSTVDPELLDSRPAS
- a CDS encoding DNA polymerase III subunit gamma and tau, which produces MALYRTYRPATFADVVGQEHVTDPLSHALDSGRINHAYLFSGPRGCGKTSSARILARSLNCVEGPTSTPCGVCSSCVALAPGGPGNLDVIELDAASHGGVDDTRELRDRAFYAPSESRYRVFIVDEAHMVTNAGFNALLKIVEEPPEHLIFVFATTEPEKVLPTIRSRTHHYPFRLLAPPVMRALLEKICASEQVTVAADVYPLVIRAGGGSPRDSLSILDQLLAGAGDRGVTYDRALALLGVTDVALIDEAIDALAAADGSALFGAVEKVVDAGHDPRRFAIDLLERLRDLILLQAVPDAADRGLVEAPGDQLQRMQSQIESLGPAALTRFAETVHAALGEMRGTTSPRLLLEVMCARMLLPAASTEDAALLQRLERLESGVVVAGSSPVNSSAAPGAAPEPESPPKFVRPSQRKAQESAPAAPATPAAPAAPPEPSRPEPVAATTPEPAAPATPESAPAATASPRATSAAHDPEPAVSEAVSQPKSESKSEPEPEPEPTPTPSPAPVERAPMTPTRPEPVGRVDAYGTDDDIPLPDEPSDEFGVPDPEPRAAAPEAEPAPPTVDIGVDADELRKRFQEVRAAVRERSKSLEPMLSAAVIHDLQDRTVVLSHPVEVLVGRLSAAHATDIIRAALTEVFGTDLDVRTVHQPPGAAAPAATGRSAATEQPAPRRQTFSRPSRAGAPGGERQDQPASAASDLPPEPEEPEPPRADEELTDAERDEMVADAHSGPPERRLDPDQVALELLKSELGARPLE